In a genomic window of Gadus macrocephalus chromosome 9, ASM3116895v1:
- the LOC132464252 gene encoding uncharacterized protein LOC132464252 — MQSVVFFDLETTGLDTKRCDIIQLAAISGDDTFNMYMMPQVAIDRGATAVTGFRVHNGKLFQNGRAMNTAILHEALTSFLDFLWSLEQPVLLAAHNARCFDIPVLDRALFRCSLDEAFQELGSRFLDTLPLSKTLYPWLGSHSLPNLSDHFLGKRYNAHDALEDVTALQELYYCWNLKPRYVARWSF; from the exons GTGTTCTTTGACCTGGAGACCACGGGATTGG acACCAAGCGATGTGATATCATCCAGCTGGCGGCCATCAGCGGAGATGACACCTTCAACATGTACATGATGCCTCAGGTCGCCATCGACAGAGGGGCCACGGCGGTCACAGGCTTCAGGGTCCATAATGGCAAACTCTTCCAGAACGGTAGAGCTATGAACACCGCCATCTTGCACGAGGCCCTGACCTCCTTCCTTGACTTCCTGTGGTCCTTAGAGCAGCCCGTGCTGCTGGCCGCGCACAACGCCAGATGCTTTGACATACCTGTACTGGACAGGGCGCTATTCAGGTGTTCCCTCGACGAGGCGTTCCAGGAGCTGGGCTCCAGATTCTTGGACACCTTACCGCTCAGTAAGACGCTGTATCCATGGTTAGGCAGCCATTCACTGCCGAATCTGTCTGACCACTTCCTGGGAAAACGCTACAATGCCCATGATGCATTGGAGGATGTTACAGCTCTGCAGGAGCTGTACTATTGTTGGAATCTCAAACCACGCTATGTGGCTCGATGGTCATTCTAG